Part of the Microbacterium sp. Clip185 genome is shown below.
CCGACGACGAGATGGACCAGCGGATCATCGATCGGGCGGGTCTCGCCGGCGTGGCCGAAGGTGCGGCGGCGCGGACGGACGAAGTCGACGGTATCCGCCACGGCGCGCCGCGCGATACCGGCGACCACGGCGAGCAGGCTGAGCTGGTACACCCCGCGCAGATAGCGGTGGCGGTCCTCGTCCTCGGGTGTCACGGGGAACACATCGGCGGGGTCGACCGCGACGGCGTCGAGGATCGTCGTGCCGGATGCGGTCAGCGGCTGACCGAAGCCGTCCCAATCGTCGATGATGCTGACGCCGGGGGAGTCGGTGCGAACCGCCAGCGCGACGCGCTCGCCGGATGGGGCGATGGCTGCCACGTGCACCCAGTCCGCGTAGAGAGAGCCCGTCGTGTAGTGCTTGGTCCCCGTCACCCGCAGTCCGTCCTGACCCGTGTCGACGAGGCGCGTCGTGAGCTCGGCCGTCTCGGCCCGCTCGCTGAACGCGTTGCCCATGACCTCGCCGGCGGCCAGACGCGGGAGCCAACGCGCTGCGGCATCCGTGTGCCACCCGTCCCAGCGCAGCTGCTCGACGAAGGCGATGTGCCCGCGCCAGATGTGCGCGAGGTTCGAGTCCACCTCGGCGAGTTCCACGATGCGGGTGAGCACGTCGACCAGCGAGGCGTCGGCGCCGCCGATGGTCCGTGGCAGACGGAGGGCGCCGAAGCGCTGCTCGCGCAGCTCGGCGACGGCCGCGAACGGCAGATCGCGCCCCCGCTCGCGTTCTGCGGCGCCCGTGCGCCATCTCGCGAGCAGATCGTTCCATGCGTCGGGCATCAGTGCATCACCTTTCTCGAGACCCAGTTGCCGAGCAGCTGGGCGGCCTGGACGAGGACGATCAGGACGACGACGATCACGAGCACCACGAACCAGTCGAAGCGCTGATAGCCGTACTTGAGCGCGAGATCGCCGAGCCCGCCTCCCCCGATCGCGCCGGCGACGGCCGTGGTGTCGACGAGGGCGACGACGATGTAGGTCAGTCCCAGCGTCAGCGGTCCCATGGACTCGGGGAGCACGACGGTGAACAGCACGCGCACCGGGCTCGCCCCCATCGCCACGGCCGCTTCTATGGCTCCCGGATCGACCGCAACGAGGTTCGATTCGACGATGCGCGCGATCGCCATGGACGCCACGATCGTGATCGGCACGGTCGCCGCGAGCGGTCCGATGCTCGTGCCGATCAGCAACCGGGTGAGGGGGATGATCGAGACCGCCAGGATGATGAACGGCACCGGTCGCACGATGTTGATGACGAGGTTCAGCCCGCCGAAGACGACCCGGTTGGCGAGCAGGTTGCCCGGCCGGGTCGCGTACAGGAGCAGGCCCAGGCCGAGCCCGAGGATCGTGGCCAGAGTGAACGAGATCGTCACCATGAGCAGGGTCTCGAACAGCGCCCGGCCGATGCGCGGCAGCAGAGCGTCGAGGTAGGCCGCATCCATCAGCGTGCTCCTTCCAGCTCGGTGACCAGCGCCGCATCCCGAAGATCGGCGAGCGCGCGATCCACGTTCTCGTCGGTGCCGAGCAGCTCCACCGTGAGGCTGCCGAACAGACGCGCCTGCAGCTCGTCGACGCCGCCGTAGACGACGTTCACGTCGACGTCGTGAGCCCGCGAGATGCGGGAGAGGAAAGGATCGTTGGACTCGCGGTTCTCGATGTGCAGCTGCGCGAGGCGCCCGGTGTGCACCGTGCGGATGCGGCGGATCGTCTCGGCCGAGGGCAGGTGGTGCAGCACGGAGGACACGAAGCGCCGCGAGGTCGGGTGCTGCGGGTGCGCGAACACGTCGTACACGCTGCCCTGCTCGACCACGCGGCCGTCCTGCATCACCGCGACACGGTTGCAGACGTCGCGGATCACCTCCATCTCGTGCGTGACCACGAGGATGGTGATGCCGTACTCCGCGTGCACACGGCGCAGCAGATCCAGGACCTCGCCCGTGGTCTGCGGATCGAGCGCGCTCGTGGCCTCGTCGCTGATGAGCACGTCGGGACGGTTCGCGAGCGCGCGGGCGATGCCCACACGCTGCTTCTGCCCGCCGGAGAGCTGCGAGGGGTACTGGAGTGCCTTGTCGGACAGTCCCACGAACTCGAGCAGCTCGGCCACCCGGTCGATCGTTTCGCTCTCCGAGACGCCCGCGAGCCGCAGCGGGTAGGCGATGTTCTTGTAGACGGTGCGAGAGCGCAGCAGGTTGAACTGCTGGAAGATCATGCCGATCCGCTGACGCGCTCGACGCAGCCGGGCCGCATCGAGCGCCGTGATCTCCCGATCGCCCACGAACACCCGTCCGCTCGTCGGGCGCTCCAGCGCGTTGACGGTGCGCAGCAGCGTGGACTTGCCGGCGCCGGAGTATCCGACGATGCCGTAGATGTCGCCGGCGTCGATGGCGAGGTTCACATCGTCGAGCGCGGTGAGGGTGCGCCCGCGGGTCGTGGTGAAGGTCTTCGAGACGTGCTCGAAGCGGACGGCGGTGCTCATGCTCCTCCAGGCAATGGATGCGGGGTGTCGATCCGCCCGCTCGACGACCGAGGCTCCTGTCGGCCGTCGAGCGGGCGAGGCGGTACCGATCAGCCGTTGGCGGCTGCGGACTTCTCCAGATCGGCCAGCTTCGTACGCAGCGTCTCGACGGGCACCTGCACGAGGACCGTGGCACCCTTGTCCTCCTTCTCGAGAGCGGCGGCCGCCCGCGGGTCGGCGTACGCCTCCTCGAGGATCTTCCAGGCCGGGTCGTCCGCGTTGTCGGCGCGGCTGGCGACGACGTTGATGTACGGAAGGTTCTTCTCATCCAGCGAGTCGTCCAGGTACAGCGCCTTGTCGGCAGTGATGCCCTGCGAGGGGTCGAAGTAGGACAGGCCGACGACGACGGCGGACAGGCTCGGGTCGTCGAACTGCTGCGGAATTGTCGTCGCCGCGATCGGCACGAACTCCAGGTTCTTCGGGTTGGCGGTCACGTCGTCGACCGAGGGGAAGTCGCCCGCATCCTCACTCAGCTCGATGAGTCCCGCCGAGGCCAGGATGCCG
Proteins encoded:
- a CDS encoding acyl-CoA dehydrogenase family protein; the encoded protein is MPDAWNDLLARWRTGAAERERGRDLPFAAVAELREQRFGALRLPRTIGGADASLVDVLTRIVELAEVDSNLAHIWRGHIAFVEQLRWDGWHTDAAARWLPRLAAGEVMGNAFSERAETAELTTRLVDTGQDGLRVTGTKHYTTGSLYADWVHVAAIAPSGERVALAVRTDSPGVSIIDDWDGFGQPLTASGTTILDAVAVDPADVFPVTPEDEDRHRYLRGVYQLSLLAVVAGIARRAVADTVDFVRPRRRTFGHAGETRPIDDPLVHLVVGEISATASAARRIVLGVAADLETAASVRDAELLTRAELDVYRAQHTVTESVLTATSRLFEVGGASATSRSRGLDRHWRNVRTIASHNPVLQRVAAVGRFELDGTRPAWAAPGAATRVAASVPAT
- a CDS encoding methionine ABC transporter permease, with the protein product MDAAYLDALLPRIGRALFETLLMVTISFTLATILGLGLGLLLYATRPGNLLANRVVFGGLNLVINIVRPVPFIILAVSIIPLTRLLIGTSIGPLAATVPITIVASMAIARIVESNLVAVDPGAIEAAVAMGASPVRVLFTVVLPESMGPLTLGLTYIVVALVDTTAVAGAIGGGGLGDLALKYGYQRFDWFVVLVIVVVLIVLVQAAQLLGNWVSRKVMH
- a CDS encoding methionine ABC transporter ATP-binding protein; its protein translation is MSTAVRFEHVSKTFTTTRGRTLTALDDVNLAIDAGDIYGIVGYSGAGKSTLLRTVNALERPTSGRVFVGDREITALDAARLRRARQRIGMIFQQFNLLRSRTVYKNIAYPLRLAGVSESETIDRVAELLEFVGLSDKALQYPSQLSGGQKQRVGIARALANRPDVLISDEATSALDPQTTGEVLDLLRRVHAEYGITILVVTHEMEVIRDVCNRVAVMQDGRVVEQGSVYDVFAHPQHPTSRRFVSSVLHHLPSAETIRRIRTVHTGRLAQLHIENRESNDPFLSRISRAHDVDVNVVYGGVDELQARLFGSLTVELLGTDENVDRALADLRDAALVTELEGAR